DNA from Verrucomicrobiia bacterium:
ACGAACGGTTGCACGCCGGCCGACGCCTCCATGCCCATCAGGGTCCGGATCGAGTTCTGCCAGGCCGCCGCCCGCCAAAGAAAGCTGACCACGATCAGCGCGCAGAGCACGGCCGCCACGATGCGGACCCTGCGCGTGATCTCCGGACGCCCCACCGGCAGCTGCAGGAAGCTCCACAGCCAGACCCCTGCTGCGCCCAGGCCGTAGCCCGCTGCGAAGGACAGACCCGAGAGGACGCCCTGGACCCCATACGGCCGTGGCAGCAGCGATGGCGTGAGGGAAACCGCAAAGAACACCGTGCCGACGAGCAGGCCGGCACTGCTCAGATTCAACCGCCCCAATGCCGGCCCGGGTGACGGAATCATCGGGTGCGGATCCGAAAGAACCCCGGCGCGTTTGCCGCCGGCGGTTCCAGATGGAACGTTCGACTGGCGCTTGAAGCCAGCTCGCGGTGGACGAGGGCCCAGCCATCCAGATCGGCCGAACGTTCAAGATCCACCTCGCGGCCCGGAGTCAGACCGGAAACTTGCACTTCGAGGGCCTCCCCATTGCGTGTGATGCGGATCCCGGGCGGCGATGGGGGAGGAACGACGATTCCCAGCGGCGACCAGGTCGGGTAGGCGGCCGGGGCGGGGACCAGTGGTCGCGGGTGGGTGCCATCCGCGCGGACCGCGTGGATCTCCGAACGGGTGATGTCGCCCGCCAGAAGCGGAGCGCCCTGCGAGAACAGCTGGGGCGAAAGGTCGAAGGCGAGCTCCGAACCATCGGGCGACCAGGCGACGCGGGTCACCCACAACCCGTCGGCCAGTCGCAACACCTCGCGGTCCCCCGTGCCGTCGTAATTGATCACCCGGATGGCGCATACGGCCGGCAGGTTGTGCAGGTCGCTGATCCGGGAGTCGAACCGGATCGTGTGCCGCAGGTAGGCGACCCGCGTGCCGTCCGGAGAAATCGCCGGGGCATAGTCGTTTTCGTCCGCACGGGTGAAGATCGAGGTGAAGAGGTCTATGTAGGAATGCCAGACACCCGCGGGCCGTGTCAGCTTGCGGACGAAGGGGTCCAGGCGCCCGTCCGTGGCGAACACCACCACCACGGTGCCTTCGGAGCCTTGAACTCCGGAGGTGCCCGTCACGGGAATGTCATCGCGAAAGGCACCCACGACCTCGGCGAGATTGGGATGCCAGTCCACGCCGTCGCCGCCCTGATTGTTGCCTGTGCGAAAGCCGCCTGCGAAGAGCAGGTGACCGATCAAGCTGGGGCCGGCGGCCGGATAGACCTCCAGGACCGGCGCACGGCCGCCCCCCAGAAATTGCTCCGTGGGTGCGTTGGTTCGTGAGACGCTCAGGGTGCTGCCGCCCGTCCGGGGCAGGTCCATGACGGCGACTTGCCGTCCGTCCGGTGAGAGCGCCTTGTGGTAGGGGAAGTGGATCGTATAGGAGGTGAACGAGGAGTCGTTGGTGTGTGAGGCGACGCCGTTGGTCAGCGTCGTGATGGTGCCGGTACCCGTCCGGACGGAGTCTTCAAACGAGGTGACTTTGGCCAGTCCGCCCGTGGCCAGGTCCAGGCTGAAGATGTTGCGGCTGATCTTGAACGGCCGGCCAGGGTCCCCGGAGGTGAGCAGGAGCTGCCGGCCGTCACGCGAGATCACCGGGAACGCCGGTTCCGGCAGATCCACCGGCACGATCCGAAGTCCGGTGCCGTCGCTGTTCACGCTCCGCAGCGTGATCGGGCTCTGCACGGATTCGGCTCCATTGAAAAAGATCGTCCCCGTCGCCGCCCCGGCAATCTGCGCAGTGGCGAGGAGTGCGGCCCATGGCAGAAGTCGGAAGGCCGGCAGGCGACGGGTTGTCATACGAAGATGTCAAAGTGTGCATTCTGTTTCGCGCGACGTCGAGGACATGCATTCCGGCTCCAGGTGCCCCCGGACCCTCACGACACGGCGCCGGTGCTCCATCTCAAAAGACGGGGCCGGCGGGAGATGAGGAACGGATCCGGGAAGGGCGGGCGCGGAACTGGGCGATAATGTGAACCGGCGCCTCTCCGGCATCCTCAAGCCGGAGGGGCAGGGCGACTCCATAGGAGCCGGTCGGGGGCAACCGGTCCATGTTGGCAACATTCGTGAAGATCGGGATGTGGGCTTCGGAGAAGATTTGCGCGACCTCAGTGCTCCCGGACCCACCGGGGTCCACGCCCGCCGTGTCCATGCCCACGGCCTTCACCCTCCTGTCGCTCGCCAGCCATCGGGCGGCTTCCGGATGGAGTCCTGGGTGCGACGCCCGCCCGGGCGTCCCGGCAGCAGAGGCACTTTGGCCCAGATACCGTTCCGCGTCGGGCCACCAGAACCCAAATCCAGTGTGGATCAGCACGATGGTGCCCTCGCGAATGCGTCCGTGGCGACGCTCCCAGCGCTGGAGGTCGTCCACGGTCACCGCGTAGTCGCGGTGGGTGCGGACGGCGTCCACCACACCCACCACGACCGTCCTGCCCGTGAGTTGATCCGGTCGCAGGTCGGCAATCGCCGGCCGGTCGGGAGCGAATCGGGCGGGCGCCCCGAGCAGTGTCATGAGGGAGGAGGACGGGGCGTCCGTGGTGACGGTTTGGGGCACGCCAATCCGGGTGCCTGGCGGGATGGGATGTGTGAGGTCCACCCATGGCCAGGTTTCGGAGGGGCGTGAGGCATCAGCGGCATGGCAAAGGCCGGCAAGCACCGCCGCCAGCAGGATTGCGGGGAGGGTCGTTGTCATCGCGCTTGAAGGTAGGCACGCCGATCGTCTCGAACAACGGCGATGCGCGGGACTGGTCGCATCCGGGCTCAGGGTCGTGGGGGATGCGTCGCGAATGGTGCGTGGGGGGCTCCGTCGCGTGGGCCGGCCTTGATCCGGAAGTTGAGAAGCCACCATGGACCCATTCCCCAGTGCCCCATTTTTGTGCTGGCGGGTTGACGAATCTGCGGCGCGGGCGCAGAACGTTCCCATGGGGAGTGGCAAAGGGGCATGCAGGTGGCCGCCAGTCCGGCCGCGGACTCATGGGTTCACGCTGATCGAACTGCTGGTGGTGATTGCCATCATTGCGATTCTTGCGGGCATGCTGCTGCCGGCACTCGCCCGGGCCAAGTACACGGGCATGCGCGCGGCCTGCTGGAGCAACATCCGGCAGCAATACCTTTCCCAGTTGCTTTACAGCGGAGACAATCGCGGGCGGTTTCCCAACCACGAGGACGGCAGTCCCGATTACCATCGCCTCGGCGGCCGCGCCGACAGCATTGTCACGCTGCTGCGCGGAAAATACGTGCCCAACACCGCAATCCTCATCTGTCCGATCACGCGCAAGTCATTTGGCCGCCAATGGCTCAATTACGAGAGCATGGCGAACTTTGCCGATCGCTCGACGCGGGATTACGGCGGGTGGGACACTCCGGCGGCCAATGTGTACACGCCCTACATGTGGTTCGCGAACTTCACTGCGTCGCCGCCCATGCGTTTCCTGACGCCGGCAGGCCGGGTGGATGCCACGGATCCGGACACCGAGCCCGCATGGCCCCGGAACGAGAACGAGTGCGAAAGCCGCCGGGCCTTCATCACTCATCGGGTCAGCGAGACGCCCGGGACCATGCTGTGGGATGTCGGGCATCTGGGACGCTTCGGGCAGGGCAGCCAGAGCCGGCCGCTTTGGGCCTGGTCGGCCACGCCGGATCAACCCGTGGGACAGGCCGATGGCTCGGTGATCAACCGGCCCAAGGCCCAGATCAAGCCGCGGGCGCGCGGCGGC
Protein-coding regions in this window:
- a CDS encoding PD40 domain-containing protein — its product is MTTRRLPAFRLLPWAALLATAQIAGAATGTIFFNGAESVQSPITLRSVNSDGTGLRIVPVDLPEPAFPVISRDGRQLLLTSGDPGRPFKISRNIFSLDLATGGLAKVTSFEDSVRTGTGTITTLTNGVASHTNDSSFTSYTIHFPYHKALSPDGRQVAVMDLPRTGGSTLSVSRTNAPTEQFLGGGRAPVLEVYPAAGPSLIGHLLFAGGFRTGNNQGGDGVDWHPNLAEVVGAFRDDIPVTGTSGVQGSEGTVVVVFATDGRLDPFVRKLTRPAGVWHSYIDLFTSIFTRADENDYAPAISPDGTRVAYLRHTIRFDSRISDLHNLPAVCAIRVINYDGTGDREVLRLADGLWVTRVAWSPDGSELAFDLSPQLFSQGAPLLAGDITRSEIHAVRADGTHPRPLVPAPAAYPTWSPLGIVVPPPSPPGIRITRNGEALEVQVSGLTPGREVDLERSADLDGWALVHRELASSASRTFHLEPPAANAPGFFRIRTR
- a CDS encoding cyclase family protein produces the protein MTTTLPAILLAAVLAGLCHAADASRPSETWPWVDLTHPIPPGTRIGVPQTVTTDAPSSSLMTLLGAPARFAPDRPAIADLRPDQLTGRTVVVGVVDAVRTHRDYAVTVDDLQRWERRHGRIREGTIVLIHTGFGFWWPDAERYLGQSASAAGTPGRASHPGLHPEAARWLASDRRVKAVGMDTAGVDPGGSGSTEVAQIFSEAHIPIFTNVANMDRLPPTGSYGVALPLRLEDAGEAPVHIIAQFRARPSRIRSSSPAGPVF
- a CDS encoding type II secretion system protein, producing the protein MGSGKGACRWPPVRPRTHGFTLIELLVVIAIIAILAGMLLPALARAKYTGMRAACWSNIRQQYLSQLLYSGDNRGRFPNHEDGSPDYHRLGGRADSIVTLLRGKYVPNTAILICPITRKSFGRQWLNYESMANFADRSTRDYGGWDTPAANVYTPYMWFANFTASPPMRFLTPAGRVDATDPDTEPAWPRNENECESRRAFITHRVSETPGTMLWDVGHLGRFGQGSQSRPLWAWSATPDQPVGQADGSVINRPKAQIKPRARGGPSADTTYFY